One Hypanus sabinus isolate sHypSab1 unplaced genomic scaffold, sHypSab1.hap1 scaffold_440, whole genome shotgun sequence genomic window carries:
- the LOC132388950 gene encoding zinc finger protein 226-like: MDHQRVHTEERPFTCSDCGKGFTYSSQLKIHQRIHTGERPFTCSDCGKGFTQLAGLQAHQSVHTGERPFTCSDCGKGFTSSSQLKVHQRVHTGERPFNCSDCGKGFTQLANLQAHQSVHTGERPFSCLDCGKGFNSSSKLKVHQQVHTGERPFTCSDCGKGFTQLANLQAHQSIHTGEWPFKCLECGKGFIRSSQLKVHQSVHSGERPFTCSNCGKGFTLSSQLKVHQRVHTGERPFTCSDCGKGFTQLSGLQAHQSVHTGERPFNCSDCGKGFTQLSSLQAHHSVHTGERPFTCSVCGKGFTLSSCLLTHQSVHTGEWPFTCSHCGKGFTRSSQLKVHQRVHTGERPFTCLDCGKGFTSSSQLKVHQRVHTGERPFTCSDCGKGFTQLATLQAHHLVHTGERPFNCSDCGKGFTRSSQLKVHQRVHTGERPFTCSDCGKGFTQLAGLQAHQSVHTEERLFTCIFCGKGFTQSSQLKVHERIHTGERPFTCSDCGKGFTRSSRLLTHQSVHTGERPLTSC; encoded by the coding sequence atggatcaccagcgagttcacactgaggagcggcctttcacctgctcggactgtgggaaaggattcacctactcatcccaactgaagatacatcagcgaattcacactggagagaggccattcacctgctcagactgtgggaagggattcacacaattAGCTggcctacaagcacaccagtctgttcacactggggagaggccattcacctgctcagactgtgggaagggattcacttcgtcatctcaactgaaggtacatcagcgagttcacactggggagaggccgttcaactgctcagactgtggaaagggattcacacagttagctaacctacaagcacaccagtcagttcacactggggagagaccgttctcttgcttagactgtgggaagggattcaattcATCATCTaaactgaaagtacatcagcaagttcacactggggagaggccattcacctgctcagactgtgggaagggattcacacagttagctaacctacaagcacaccagtcaattcacactggagagtggccgTTCAAATgcttagaatgtgggaaggggttcattcggtcatctcaactgaaggtacatcagtcagttcactctggagagaggccattcacctgctcaaactgtgggaagggattcactttgtcatctcaactgaaggtacatcagcgagttcacactggggagaggccgttcacctgctcagactgtgggaagggattcacacagttatctggcctgcaagcacaccagtcagttcacactggcgagaggccgttcaactgctcagactgtggtaagggattcacacagttatctaGCCTGCAAGCACACCAttcagttcacactggcgagaggccattcacctgctcagtctgtgggaagggattcactctatcatcttgcctactgacacaccagtcagttcacactggagagtggccattcacctgctcacactgtgggaagggattcactcggtcatctcaactgaaggtacatcagcgagttcacactggggagaggccattcacctgcttggactgtggaaagggattcacttcgtcatctcaactgaaagtccatcagcgagttcacactggggagaggccgttcacttgctcagactgtgggaagggattcactcagttagctacTCTACAAGCACACCatttagttcacactggggagaggccattcaactgctcagactgtgggaagggattcactcggtcatctcaattgaaggtacatcagcgagtacacactggggagaggccattcacctgctcagactgtgggaagggattcacacagttagctggcctacaagcacaccagtcagttcacactgaggagaggctgttcacctgcatattctgtgggaagggattcactcaatcatctcaattgaaggtacatgAGCGAATTCACAcaggtgagaggccattcacctgctcagactgtgggaagggattcactcggtcatctcgcctactgacacaccagtcagttcacactggagagagaccgTTAACCTCCTGTTAA